TCCTGTGCTGGTAATCCAAAGCAACAGAACCAGGAATGCAGCAAATCGTTTCATAAAAACAGGCTTTTCTTTCGGACAAATGTAATAAACTCTGTTATGGAAAAGCAGGAAATGATAATTTTGTAAAAAATTCTGTTTTGAACGTCGCTTATTTCATTGCCAAACGTATTGCCCCCGGACGCACCGAAGCTTATGCGCGTCCTGTGGTGCGTATTGCGGTGGTGAGCGTGGCGCTCGGCCTGATGTTAATGATTATTTCCGTAGCTATTGTCACCGGATTTAAACATTCGGTCAGCCGAAAAGTAACAGGTTTTGCTGCTCCGCTGCAAATTGTTGCTTTTACCCGCAACGAATCGTTGGAACAAAGTCCTGTTACGTTGGATAACAAATTTTTAAAAAGGCTGCGGAATAATCCGGAAATTACGCATATCCAGTTTACGGCCCAAAAAGGTGGTGTTTTAAAAACCAAAGACCAGATTCAGGGGGTTGTGCTCAAAGGAGTTGGCCCGCATTATGACTGGAGTTTCTTTAAAAAAAACCTGATTTCCGGGAAACTGCCTGATGTCCGGGGAAATAAGCCGGGAAAACAGATCCTGATTTCCGGGAAACTGGCCAGACGACTCCGCCTTCACACCGGCGATGGGGTGAGAATATGGTTTATCGGCAAAAATGCCACGGAAGCTCTCGGCCGGAAATTGGTTATCAGTGGAATTTATGCTACGGGAATTGAAGATTTCGATAACCGTTTTTTGATTGGCGATCTGCGGCAAATTCAGCATCTTAACGGATGGAAACCCAATCAGGTGGGGAGTATTGAATTGGAAGTCAATGATTTTAAAAAGCTTAAAGCCATCGCTCAAAATATTTATAGTAGTATCCCGTATAATTTAAACATCAATACGATATACGATCAGTACCCGGAAATTTTTAACTGGCTCGATTTATTGGATACGAATGTGGCTGTCATTCTTATTTTGATGATTTTGGTTGCGGGTGTAACCATGATCTCCACCCTGTTTATTTTAATTATTGAACGGACGGCCATGGTCGGATTGCTGAAAACGCTTGGTGCGGGAAATCGTACGATTCAAAAGATCTTTCTGTATAAAGCAGCTTATATTATCAGCTGGGGAATGTTTTGGGGAAATGTGCTGGGGCTGACTTTCTATTTTATTCAGTTTTATTTCCGGATTTTCAAATTAGACCCGGTAAATTATTATGTGTCTTATGTTCCGGTAGAATTGTCGTTATCTAATTTTTTGCTGCTGAATGCCGGAACTTTTCTGCTTTGTCTTCTTATTCTTGTTTTTCCGTCATTTTACATTGTGCGCATACAACCGGCACGAGCTTTGCGATATGAGTAAAAGCTAAAAAAGGTAAGTTTACCTCCTAATAATCCTTATTTTTGCCTGTAGGAATCGTACTAACCCCTTTGACAAATGAAAAACCTTTTTTACGCTTTTGCAGGAACGATTATGGCTTTATTGTCTTTTACGGCCTGTAATCAAGTTCAGCATTCGCATCATCAGGATTCTGCTGCACTTACTCCGGATACCATAATTCACTATCCTCAGGAAAAACATCTGGCCCATGTAAAACAGCTTACTTTTGGCGGTGACAATGCCGAAGCTTATTTTAGTTTTGATGATAAAATGATTTCGTTTCAGGCAAAAAATAAGGCCTGGGGCTCCCTTTGCGATCAGATTTATTATTTCCGTTTTGCCGATGGTGATATGAAAGATACCATCCCGACGTTACTCAGTAACGGATTAGGGCGGACGACCTGTTCGTTTTTTATGCCGGGCGACACGTCGGTGCTATATGCTTCTACCCGGTCGGGTGGCGATGCCTGTCCGCCCGAACCCAAAAAACGAAAAGACGGAAAATATGTCTGGCCGATTTACGAAGATTTTGATATTTATGTGGCTAACCTGAAAGGACAGTTGATCGATACGCTTATCAAACATCCGGGCTACGATGCCGAAGCCACTGTTTCCCCTCAGGGCGACAAAATTGTGTTTACTTCCGACCGGTCGGGTGATTTAGAACTTTACACCTGCGATATCGACGGCAGTCATGTGCATCAGGTTACTCATCAGCTTGGTTATGATGGCGGTGCCTTTTTTTCGCCGGATGGCAAAATGCTTGTATTCCGTGCTTCGCGTCCCAAAACGCCGGAAGAGATTAAAACGTACAAACAACTGCTGAAGCAACATTTGGTGATGCCTACCCAAATGGAAATTTACACCTGCAATGTGGACGGCAGCAACCTGAAACAGGTTACCCATCTTGGAAAAGCCAACTGGGCGCCTTATTTTACACCGGACGGCAAACATATTATTTTTAGTTCCAATTTTGCCGGAACCCGTGGTTTTGATTTCAATTTGTACATGTGCGACCTTGACGGGAAACATCTTGAACGGATTACTTACGACAACACTTTTGATGCTTTTCCGATGTTTTCGTATGATGGAAAAAAACTCATATTTTCATCCAGCCGGAACAATCGTAATCAACATGGAATTAACCTTTTTATTGCTGACTGGAAGCCCTGAAAGAAAATTTTTTCAAAGAATAATAGTTGAATAAAAAAATGAATCGAGAAGAAAACAGAAAAAAAGTATTGGATTATCTTGAAAAACTGAATATTCCGTACGAAATATATGAACATCCTCCGTTGGATACCATCGAAATTGCCCTGCAATACTGGAAAGATATTGATGCCACACATTGTAAGAATTTGTTCTTCAGAAATCATAAAGGAAACCGGCATTATCTGGTAATTATTAAAGATACCACGCCGTTTGATATTCATAGTCTCGAAAAGCAATTGCATCAGGGAAAATTGAGCTTTGCTTCTGAAAAACGGCTGGTGAAATATCTTGGGGTAAAACCCGGCTCGGTTTCGTTATTTGGGTTGATTAATGATGAAGAGCATCATGTATATGTATTTTTGGATGAGCAATTGCAACAGGCCGATAAAATCAGTTTTCATCCGAATGATAATACGGCCAGTGTGGTAATTGCTTTTTCGGATGCCATGAAATTTTTAAAAGAACGACAAAACGGGTATGAATTTATTAATCCCATGCCTGTAAAATCATAAAAACAAAAAAACAGATGGACAAAATAACAGTAAGCGTAAACTCAGAGATTGGAAAAATCAAAGGTGTTATTGTGCATACGCCGGGTGCCGAAGTGGAAAATATGACCCCGGAAAATGCAGAAAGAGCCTTGTATA
The sequence above is drawn from the Candidatus Sulfidibacterium hydrothermale genome and encodes:
- a CDS encoding ABC transporter permease; the encoded protein is MNVAYFIAKRIAPGRTEAYARPVVRIAVVSVALGLMLMIISVAIVTGFKHSVSRKVTGFAAPLQIVAFTRNESLEQSPVTLDNKFLKRLRNNPEITHIQFTAQKGGVLKTKDQIQGVVLKGVGPHYDWSFFKKNLISGKLPDVRGNKPGKQILISGKLARRLRLHTGDGVRIWFIGKNATEALGRKLVISGIYATGIEDFDNRFLIGDLRQIQHLNGWKPNQVGSIELEVNDFKKLKAIAQNIYSSIPYNLNINTIYDQYPEIFNWLDLLDTNVAVILILMILVAGVTMISTLFILIIERTAMVGLLKTLGAGNRTIQKIFLYKAAYIISWGMFWGNVLGLTFYFIQFYFRIFKLDPVNYYVSYVPVELSLSNFLLLNAGTFLLCLLILVFPSFYIVRIQPARALRYE
- a CDS encoding TolB family protein yields the protein MKNLFYAFAGTIMALLSFTACNQVQHSHHQDSAALTPDTIIHYPQEKHLAHVKQLTFGGDNAEAYFSFDDKMISFQAKNKAWGSLCDQIYYFRFADGDMKDTIPTLLSNGLGRTTCSFFMPGDTSVLYASTRSGGDACPPEPKKRKDGKYVWPIYEDFDIYVANLKGQLIDTLIKHPGYDAEATVSPQGDKIVFTSDRSGDLELYTCDIDGSHVHQVTHQLGYDGGAFFSPDGKMLVFRASRPKTPEEIKTYKQLLKQHLVMPTQMEIYTCNVDGSNLKQVTHLGKANWAPYFTPDGKHIIFSSNFAGTRGFDFNLYMCDLDGKHLERITYDNTFDAFPMFSYDGKKLIFSSSRNNRNQHGINLFIADWKP
- a CDS encoding prolyl-tRNA synthetase associated domain-containing protein gives rise to the protein MNREENRKKVLDYLEKLNIPYEIYEHPPLDTIEIALQYWKDIDATHCKNLFFRNHKGNRHYLVIIKDTTPFDIHSLEKQLHQGKLSFASEKRLVKYLGVKPGSVSLFGLINDEEHHVYVFLDEQLQQADKISFHPNDNTASVVIAFSDAMKFLKERQNGYEFINPMPVKS